The Pirellulimonas nuda genome includes a region encoding these proteins:
- a CDS encoding SLC5 family protein translates to MSPVDIAVFVLFILAVLAVGLLKSRGGSGSEETGAQDYFLAGRGLSWWLVGFSLIAANISTEQFVGMSGNAASHVGLAIASYEWLAAITLVVVAFGFLPYFLRAGIYTMPEFLEYRYNPLARFIMAAATVLIYVLLIAAVTYSGALTVQTLGSRFGSDIALWMPALFIAAIAMIYVVTGGLKASVWADLVQGSALILGGAIIMWLAFERLGEVDEAAMFVSTTSGEVATVPLDPEQGSVERFMKLNNKQLNMFLPMDDHVLPWTALLLGVWIPNFYYWGLNQYITQRTLGSSSLAEGQRGIVFAAYLKLVIPFVVVIPGIIAFNLFSNDMRLEARWDSAGALALYMKANPDTQFVTTVENPDTAAIESQQGPDYVIALYESNDAIKAEKAASPWVLPMTNAAYAATKPADFQVFNFKEDRSWRSVNPALAEEVEAHNERVTGAANEAGKGVSKQALVAYKYDTALGQLLAMLPHNGLFGFVMAALLGAVISSLAAMLNAAASIFTLDLMHKHVTPGASQKTLVTIGRVTVVLLAASAVWLTPKLSDPNLSNSIFTIIQGGQGLVSPGILSVFVFGLLVRRAPRICGAAGLITNMICYGGLWYLAANTQVFRDVPFMNNFLNWMAISFGACLLVLTGLTLVAPLKEPVTFEAKSDINVEGSRGAFVMGLLGILLTIVLYVVFSPLVIAKG, encoded by the coding sequence ATGAGTCCGGTCGACATCGCCGTTTTCGTCCTATTCATCTTGGCGGTGCTCGCCGTCGGACTGCTCAAGAGCCGTGGAGGAAGCGGCAGCGAAGAGACGGGAGCGCAGGACTACTTCCTCGCCGGCCGTGGCTTGAGCTGGTGGCTGGTCGGCTTTTCGCTGATCGCCGCGAACATTAGCACCGAGCAATTCGTGGGCATGAGCGGCAACGCCGCAAGTCATGTGGGGCTCGCTATCGCCAGCTACGAGTGGCTTGCGGCCATCACGTTGGTGGTTGTTGCGTTCGGATTCCTCCCGTACTTTTTGCGGGCGGGCATCTACACCATGCCGGAGTTCCTGGAGTACCGGTACAACCCATTAGCGCGTTTCATCATGGCGGCCGCCACGGTGCTGATCTACGTGCTGTTGATCGCCGCGGTGACCTACTCCGGCGCGCTGACCGTGCAGACGCTCGGCTCACGATTCGGATCAGACATCGCCCTCTGGATGCCCGCCTTGTTCATCGCGGCGATCGCGATGATCTACGTCGTGACCGGCGGGCTTAAGGCCTCGGTCTGGGCCGACCTAGTGCAGGGTTCGGCGCTGATCTTGGGAGGGGCCATCATCATGTGGCTCGCCTTCGAGCGTTTGGGCGAGGTGGACGAAGCCGCAATGTTCGTCAGCACGACGTCGGGCGAAGTCGCCACGGTGCCGCTTGATCCAGAACAGGGATCTGTTGAGCGTTTCATGAAGCTCAATAACAAGCAACTCAATATGTTCCTGCCCATGGACGATCACGTTCTACCGTGGACAGCGCTGCTGCTGGGAGTGTGGATCCCCAACTTCTACTACTGGGGGCTGAACCAGTACATCACCCAACGCACGCTCGGCTCGTCCAGCCTGGCGGAGGGGCAACGCGGCATCGTATTCGCCGCGTACCTGAAGCTGGTGATCCCGTTCGTCGTTGTCATTCCCGGCATCATCGCGTTCAATCTCTTTAGCAACGACATGCGTCTCGAAGCACGCTGGGATTCGGCTGGAGCGCTCGCGCTCTACATGAAGGCCAACCCCGATACGCAGTTCGTCACTACTGTCGAGAACCCCGACACGGCCGCCATTGAGTCGCAGCAGGGCCCCGACTACGTGATCGCCCTCTACGAATCAAACGACGCCATCAAGGCAGAGAAGGCCGCCAGTCCGTGGGTGCTGCCGATGACCAACGCCGCCTACGCGGCGACCAAGCCTGCCGATTTCCAGGTGTTCAACTTCAAGGAAGACCGATCTTGGAGGTCCGTGAACCCGGCGCTAGCGGAGGAAGTCGAGGCCCACAACGAGCGCGTCACCGGCGCCGCCAATGAGGCAGGCAAGGGGGTGAGCAAGCAGGCCTTGGTCGCTTACAAGTACGACACGGCGCTCGGTCAATTACTAGCGATGCTGCCGCACAACGGGCTCTTCGGTTTCGTGATGGCGGCGCTGTTGGGCGCCGTGATTAGCTCACTGGCGGCGATGCTCAACGCCGCCGCGTCGATCTTTACGCTCGACCTGATGCACAAGCACGTGACGCCTGGGGCTTCGCAGAAGACGCTGGTCACTATCGGCAGAGTGACAGTGGTCTTGCTCGCCGCCTCTGCGGTGTGGCTCACTCCCAAATTGAGCGACCCGAACCTCTCCAACTCAATCTTCACCATCATCCAGGGAGGGCAGGGGCTCGTCTCGCCGGGGATCCTCTCCGTCTTCGTTTTCGGCCTGCTCGTCCGTCGCGCCCCGCGAATCTGCGGCGCCGCGGGACTGATCACCAACATGATCTGCTACGGCGGCCTGTGGTACTTGGCCGCCAACACCCAGGTGTTCCGCGACGTGCCGTTTATGAACAACTTCCTCAATTGGATGGCCATCTCCTTTGGCGCCTGTCTGCTAGTGCTCACAGGCCTGACGCTTGTCGCGCCGCTCAAGGAGCCGGTGACGTTCGAAGCCAAGTCGGACATCAACGTCGAAGGCTCACGCGGGGCTTTTGTGATGGGCCTGTTGGGTATACTCCTTACGATAGTCCTCTACGTCGTCTTCAGCCCGCTTGTGATAGCGAAAGGGTAG